One Nomascus leucogenys isolate Asia chromosome 22a, Asia_NLE_v1, whole genome shotgun sequence DNA segment encodes these proteins:
- the LOC100594426 gene encoding LOW QUALITY PROTEIN: dnaJ homolog subfamily B member 3 (The sequence of the model RefSeq protein was modified relative to this genomic sequence to represent the inferred CDS: inserted 1 base in 1 codon; deleted 3 bases in 2 codons; substituted 1 base at 1 genomic stop codon), with amino-acid sequence MVDYYEVLGVPRXASSQAMKKAYRKLALKWHPDKNPENKEEAERRFKQVAEAYVVLSDFKKRXIYDHYGEAGAEGGWAGSRRFEDPFEYVFSFRDPAEVFREFFGGRDPFSFDLLGNPLKNILGGWRSCWGSRSRASAPLFSTFSEFPAFGGFFSSFDTGFRSFGSLGSGGLSSFCMSYGSDGTGSFKSMSTSTEIVDGKKITTKRIIENGQERVEVEEDGEELKSFIINSKEQLLHIDTK; translated from the exons ATGGTGGACTACTACGAGGTGCTGGGCGTACCCCGGTAGGCCTCATCCCAGGCCATGAAGAAGGCATACCGGAAGCTGGCGCTCAAGTGGCACCCTGACAAAAACCCCGAGAACAAGGAGGAAGCGGAGAGGAGATTCAAGCAGGTGGCAGAGGCCTACGTGGTGTTGTCGGACTTCAAGAAAC GTATCTATGACCACTATGGCGAGGCGGGGGCGGAGGGTGGCTGGGCTGGCAGCAGGCGCTTCGAGGACCCCTTCGAGTACGTCTTCAGCTTCCGGGACCCGGCCGAGGTCTTCAGGGAGTTCTTTGGCGGCCGGGACCCGTTCTCCTTTGACCTCTTGGGAAACCCGCTGAAGAATATTTTGGGGGGTTGGAGGAGCTGCTGGGGAAGCAGAAGCAGAGCGTCTGCACCCCTTTTCTCCACCTTCAGTGAATTTCCAGCTTTTGggggt tttttttcttcttttgatacgGGATTTCGTTCCTTTGGCTCCCTGGGAAGTGGGggcctttcttccttctgcatGTCCTACGGTAGTGATGGGACAGGCAGCTTCAAGTCCATGTCGACTTCCACTGAAATAGTTGATGGCAAAAAAATCACCACCAAGAGAATCATTGAGAATGGCCAAGAAAGGGTGGAAGTAGAGGAAGATGGAGAG GAGTTAAAGTCCTTCATAATAAATAGCAAAGAGCAGTTACTGCATATTGACACCAAGTAA